The Desulfonatronovibrio magnus genome contains a region encoding:
- a CDS encoding nucleotidyltransferase domain-containing protein, with protein MSSAKDISVKKALLFLDLLREAEIDVAEAYLFGSAVSGVPHSDSDIDLAVVSKRFQGIRYHDMKMISGHRRKIDLRLEIHPLYTLFPKMRCSRILCSFFLKIKQDGLRIHP; from the coding sequence ATGTCTTCTGCAAAAGATATATCAGTGAAAAAAGCACTCTTGTTTCTTGACTTGCTTCGCGAGGCAGAAATTGATGTTGCAGAGGCCTACCTGTTCGGTTCGGCTGTAAGCGGGGTGCCCCATAGCGACAGTGATATCGACCTGGCCGTGGTATCAAAGAGATTTCAGGGGATCAGATATCATGACATGAAAATGATCAGCGGACACAGAAGAAAGATTGACCTGCGTCTTGAAATACACCCTTTATACACCCTTTTTCCAAAGATGAGGTGTAGCAGGATACTTTGCAGTTTTTTTTTGAAAATCAAACAGGATGGCTTGAGAATTCATCCGTAG